A segment of the Rhizobium sp. ZPR4 genome:
GAAGGCACTGAGCGACCGCGGCGGCCGAAGATCGCCGCTGCGGTAATAGGGGTCAATCCACGTCTCGAACAGACGGAACACGGAACGGATGAGCATGGAAGCGATATAGGGAATTTCCGGAGATCCGGAAAGTAAAGGTGCGTCATTGAGAAGGTTACATTTTCGTTAGAATACGGTGCCTTATGATTTGAGTGGTGAGCGCGAGCTAGCGATTGACCTGCAATTTCATTCAAGACCGGAGAAGATGACGAGGCGATATTGCTCAAAGTCATCACCGAGTGAAATTCATGCCTGCTATTTCCGCTAAGACCGACGCGACGTATCCGCAACATCCATCATCAACGCGCATCAGACCTCCGACGAACCGCCCGGACGTCTTGCGTGGATCGCCGCTTGAAAGAAACACATCGACTCAAGCCTTGCCGCCGATGTGCCATCCTTCCATGAGGGCTAGCGCATGAGCATGGAGTTCCTGATAGCGACCCTCATCATCGTCGCGTCCCCCGGCACCGGAGCAATCTATACGCTGGCTGCCGGATTATCGGGCGGTGCGAGAGCGAGCATAATTGCCGCATTCGGCTGCACGCTTGGCATCATCCCGCATTTGCTTGCCGCGATAAGTGGCCTTGCCGCACTCCTGCATACCAGCGCCGTGGCGTTTCAGGCGCTCAAATGGCTCGGAGTGGCCTATCTGCTTTACATGGCCTGGTCTATGTTTCTGGAACGGGGTATTTTGCGCATCGACGGTGCGCCAGCCGACAAGAGTACCGGGCAGGTGATTGCCTCGGCAATCCTGATCAACCTGCTCAACCCCAAATTATCGATCTTCTTCTTCGCCTTCCTGCCTCAATTCGTGAGGCCGGATCAGCCAGGTCCGATTGCGTTGATGCTGAAGCTGAGCCTGGTATTCATGGCACTCACCTTCGTTATTTTCGCAGGCTATGGCGTGTTCGCGGCCTATCTGCGCCGCCATATCGTTTCAAATCCAACCGTTCAATCATGGATGCGCCGAAGCTTCGCGACCGCTTTCGGATTGCTCGCAATGCAGCTTGCTCTTGCGAGCCGTTAGCTCGCAGCGTCGTCTTCCAGACTTCTTTGTTACGTTTTAGATTTCTAGAAAATAGTCGCTCAGGAAAATAGCAACTGGGGCGCCGTAGCGCCCCAATTACCCATTCCATTATTGCGCCGCCTCGACTTCGTCGTGGTCGGCGAGGAAGCCACCGGACTGCCGGCTCCAGAGCTCGGCGTAGATGCCACCCTCCTGGACCAACTCCTGGTGCGTGCCCATCTCGATGATCCGGCCCTTGTCGAGAACGACGAGGCGGTCCATCTCGGTCAGGGTCGACAGGCGGTGCGCGATTGCAATCACCGTTTTGCCGTGCATCAGCGCGAAGAGGTTTTCCTGGATCGCCGCTTCCACTTCGGAATCGAGCGCCGAGGTTGCCTCGTCGAGCACCAGGATCGGCGCGTCCTTCAGGAAGACGCGGGCGATCGCGATACGCTGGCGCTGACCACCCGACAGTTTGACACCCCGCTCGCCGACCTGCGCGTCGAGCCCCGTGCGGCCATGCATATCGACCAGACCTTCGATGAAGTCCCAGGCATTGGCACGCTTGGCTGCCTGGATGATTTCCTCATCGGTCGCGTCCGGACGGCCGTAAGCGATATTGTCGCGGATCGAGCGGTGCAGCAGCGATGTATCCTGCGTCACCACGCCGATCATCGAGCGAAGGCTGTCCTGCGTGACGCCCGCGATATCGTGGCCGTCGATGGTGATGCGGCCGCTCTCCAGATCGTAGAAGCGCAGCAGCAGGTTCATCAGCGTCGTCTTGCCGGCGCCGGAGCGGCCGACAAGACCGACCTTTTCGCCCGCGCGGATATCGAGGCTCAGATCCTCCATGACACCCTTCGCCTTGCCATAGTGGAAGCGAATATGGTCGAAGCGGATCGCGCCCTGCTTGGCGACGATCGAGGATGCCGCCGGCTTGTCGATGATATCGTGCGGCTTCGACATCATCTCCATACCGTCATAGACGGTGCCGATGTTTTCGAAGAGCGCCGAGACCTCCCACATCACCCATTGCGACATGCCGT
Coding sequences within it:
- a CDS encoding LysE family translocator, giving the protein MSMEFLIATLIIVASPGTGAIYTLAAGLSGGARASIIAAFGCTLGIIPHLLAAISGLAALLHTSAVAFQALKWLGVAYLLYMAWSMFLERGILRIDGAPADKSTGQVIASAILINLLNPKLSIFFFAFLPQFVRPDQPGPIALMLKLSLVFMALTFVIFAGYGVFAAYLRRHIVSNPTVQSWMRRSFATAFGLLAMQLALASR